A single genomic interval of Granulicella tundricola MP5ACTX9 harbors:
- a CDS encoding M13 family metallopeptidase has protein sequence MSLKHLALPALALACTTLSAQAPAAKPTYLPTPSFDIASINPSADPCNDFYKFACGNYAANHPIPADQASTDGFYTLYNVNTEELSGILAKYEKPDPSRTPDQQKIGDFYHACMDTDAIEKSGLTPIAGLLAEIDSMTLRNLPSLAGKLSRINVTVFFGFGEQQDLKDATKQIANIDQGGLGMPEKDYYLRTGAKDEQLRKDYVAHMTKMLTLAGSTPQQALKDATAVMAFETALAKASMGVTERRDPEKTYHLVPISEINKSFPYGLFGQFEDAVHSPRVTEINDANPSYIPAAVALIRDTDLETLRAYIRYHLLTAEAHNLPKSFDQENFDFYGRKLTGSEVQRARWKRCSAAVDGDLGEALGKVYVNQYFAGDSKKKTLEMVTDIEDAMDRDIDQLDWMSPATKTRAKEKLHLVANKIGYPDHFRDYSSVTIKPTDAIGNDMRATQFENDRQLNKIGNPVDHQEWGMTPPTVNAYYNPSMNDINFPAGILQPNFYDPRQDDAVNYGHIGAVIGHELTHGFDDEGKKFDGNGNLSDWWTAEDTKKFEAKTDCEVNEYNQFVAVDDVHVNGKLTLGENTADNGGLLLAYMAYLDRAKKQGVDLAAKKDGYTPIQRFYISFGQNWCANDRPEAIRSQVLTDPHSPDQFRTNGPIVNQPGFAAAFSCKANSPMTPTKSCRVW, from the coding sequence ATGTCCCTGAAGCACCTTGCCCTCCCCGCCCTGGCCCTCGCCTGTACCACCCTCTCCGCCCAGGCTCCAGCCGCGAAGCCCACCTACCTCCCCACGCCCAGCTTTGATATCGCCTCCATCAATCCCTCCGCAGACCCCTGCAATGATTTCTACAAGTTCGCCTGCGGAAACTATGCCGCAAACCATCCCATCCCTGCCGACCAGGCCAGCACCGATGGCTTCTACACCCTCTACAACGTCAACACGGAAGAGCTGAGCGGCATCCTCGCCAAGTACGAGAAGCCCGATCCCTCCCGCACCCCTGACCAGCAGAAGATCGGCGACTTTTACCACGCCTGCATGGACACGGACGCCATAGAGAAGTCCGGCCTCACCCCCATCGCCGGTCTCCTCGCTGAAATCGACTCCATGACCCTCCGCAACCTCCCCTCCCTCGCCGGCAAGCTCTCCCGCATCAACGTCACCGTCTTCTTCGGTTTCGGCGAGCAGCAGGACCTCAAGGACGCCACCAAGCAGATCGCCAACATCGACCAGGGTGGTCTCGGCATGCCCGAGAAAGACTACTATCTCCGCACCGGGGCCAAAGACGAGCAGCTCCGCAAGGACTACGTCGCCCACATGACCAAAATGCTCACCCTCGCCGGTTCCACCCCCCAGCAGGCCCTCAAGGATGCCACTGCGGTCATGGCCTTTGAGACCGCCCTCGCCAAGGCCAGCATGGGCGTTACGGAGCGCCGCGACCCCGAAAAGACCTACCACCTCGTCCCCATCTCGGAGATCAATAAATCGTTCCCCTACGGTCTCTTCGGACAGTTTGAGGACGCCGTCCACTCCCCGCGAGTCACGGAGATCAACGACGCCAACCCCTCTTACATCCCCGCCGCCGTAGCCCTCATCCGCGATACCGACCTCGAAACCCTGCGTGCCTACATCCGCTATCACCTCCTCACCGCGGAAGCCCACAACCTTCCCAAGAGTTTCGACCAGGAGAACTTCGACTTCTACGGCCGCAAGCTCACCGGCTCTGAGGTTCAGCGCGCCCGTTGGAAGCGTTGCAGCGCAGCCGTCGACGGAGATCTCGGAGAAGCGCTCGGCAAGGTCTATGTAAACCAGTACTTCGCCGGCGACAGCAAGAAGAAGACCCTTGAAATGGTCACGGACATCGAAGACGCCATGGATCGCGATATCGATCAGCTTGACTGGATGAGTCCCGCCACCAAGACCCGGGCCAAGGAGAAGCTCCACCTCGTCGCCAACAAGATCGGCTACCCGGATCACTTCCGCGACTACTCCTCAGTCACCATCAAGCCCACCGACGCCATCGGCAATGACATGCGCGCCACTCAGTTTGAGAACGATCGTCAGCTCAACAAGATCGGCAACCCCGTCGATCATCAGGAGTGGGGCATGACGCCCCCCACCGTCAACGCCTACTACAACCCCAGCATGAACGACATCAACTTCCCCGCCGGCATCCTGCAGCCTAACTTCTACGACCCCAGGCAGGATGACGCCGTCAACTACGGCCACATCGGCGCAGTTATCGGCCACGAGCTCACCCACGGCTTCGACGACGAAGGCAAGAAGTTCGACGGCAACGGCAATCTCAGCGACTGGTGGACCGCCGAAGACACCAAGAAGTTTGAGGCCAAAACCGACTGCGAGGTCAACGAGTACAACCAGTTCGTCGCAGTAGACGACGTACACGTCAACGGCAAGCTCACCCTCGGCGAAAACACCGCAGACAACGGAGGCCTGCTTCTCGCGTACATGGCCTACCTGGACCGCGCCAAAAAGCAGGGCGTAGACCTCGCCGCGAAGAAAGACGGCTACACTCCCATCCAGCGCTTCTACATCTCCTTCGGTCAGAACTGGTGCGCCAACGACCGCCCTGAGGCCATCCGCTCTCAGGTCCTCACCGACCCCCACTCCCCGGACCAGTTCCGCACCAACGGCCCCATCGTCAACCAACCTGGCTTCGCAGCAGCCTTCAGCTGCAAAGCCAACTCCCCCATGACCCCCACCAAAAGCTGCCGAGTCTGGTAA
- a CDS encoding threonine synthase: MPKIAYLESVRSHNRISADTPQTLDPATAESLYVRYDMEEMKKTAKRENPAKYAAESAKSLGMWRYKDVLPDVTPVTLGEGWTPMVQSKRHAGLFIKEEGNNPTGSFKARGLAMAVTMAKHYGLQHLAVPSAGNAAGALAAYAAAAGIAAHLYMPQDVPFANYLEGVIYGADVHMIDGLISDCARLVGEEIKRQKEAGTPANEVWFDISTLKEPFRIEGKKTMGYELVEQLGWKYPDAVFYPTGGGVGLIGMWKAFDEMEELGWVERGSKRPKMYALQASGCSPIVKAYDGGKDVSEFFQHAATFAAGLRVPKPYGDAIILDIVRVSGGSAIASTDEEILASILDYAKHEGLFLSPEGAAATAAYERLLASGELTPEETVVLFNTGAGLKYTDMTAEAMKLRRPGTLPTAMPVGGIITPV; encoded by the coding sequence ATGCCTAAGATCGCTTATCTCGAGTCCGTACGCAGCCACAACCGCATTTCAGCCGATACTCCGCAGACGCTCGACCCGGCTACAGCCGAGAGCCTCTATGTCCGGTACGACATGGAGGAGATGAAAAAGACGGCCAAGCGTGAGAATCCGGCGAAGTATGCGGCTGAATCTGCGAAATCGCTGGGGATGTGGCGGTATAAGGACGTGCTGCCGGATGTTACGCCGGTGACGCTGGGCGAGGGTTGGACGCCGATGGTGCAGAGCAAACGGCACGCCGGGCTGTTCATCAAGGAAGAGGGCAATAATCCGACGGGGAGCTTCAAGGCTCGCGGGTTGGCGATGGCCGTGACCATGGCAAAGCACTATGGCCTGCAGCATCTGGCGGTGCCGAGCGCCGGCAATGCGGCTGGCGCGCTAGCGGCTTATGCGGCTGCGGCGGGGATCGCTGCGCATCTTTATATGCCGCAGGATGTGCCGTTTGCGAACTATCTCGAGGGCGTGATCTACGGGGCGGACGTGCATATGATCGACGGGCTGATCTCAGACTGCGCGCGGCTGGTGGGCGAGGAGATCAAGCGGCAGAAGGAGGCGGGGACGCCGGCGAACGAGGTTTGGTTCGATATTTCGACGCTGAAGGAGCCGTTCCGGATCGAAGGCAAGAAGACGATGGGGTATGAGCTGGTGGAGCAGCTTGGATGGAAGTACCCGGATGCGGTGTTCTATCCGACGGGGGGCGGGGTGGGGCTGATCGGGATGTGGAAGGCTTTTGACGAGATGGAAGAGCTTGGGTGGGTGGAGAGGGGCTCGAAGCGACCGAAGATGTATGCGCTGCAGGCCTCGGGCTGCTCGCCAATTGTGAAGGCGTATGACGGTGGTAAGGATGTTTCGGAGTTCTTCCAGCATGCGGCTACGTTTGCGGCCGGGCTGCGGGTGCCGAAGCCTTATGGGGATGCGATCATTTTGGATATTGTGAGGGTTTCGGGTGGGTCGGCGATCGCTTCGACGGATGAGGAGATTCTGGCTTCGATCCTGGACTATGCCAAGCATGAAGGGCTGTTTCTCTCGCCGGAGGGAGCGGCGGCTACGGCGGCTTATGAGCGGCTGCTGGCTTCGGGTGAACTGACACCTGAGGAGACGGTGGTGCTGTTCAATACGGGTGCCGGGCTGAAGTATACGGATATGACCGCGGAGGCGATGAAGCTGCGCCGGCCGGGGACGCTGCCGACGGCTATGCCGGTCGGGGGGATTATTACGCCGGTTTAG
- the rpsT gene encoding 30S ribosomal protein S20 produces the protein MANHVSSLKRARQTIVKTSLNRANKSKLRGTLRILREALAKGDATDLMKVYSNTASILDKSVQKGILHKNTASRYKSRLNARVKTAILAKKAA, from the coding sequence ATGGCAAATCACGTATCCTCGCTCAAGCGCGCCCGTCAGACCATCGTCAAAACCTCCCTGAACCGCGCCAACAAGAGCAAGCTCCGCGGCACCCTCCGCATTCTCCGCGAGGCCCTCGCCAAGGGCGATGCCACCGACCTCATGAAGGTCTACAGCAACACCGCCTCCATCCTCGATAAGAGCGTTCAGAAGGGTATCCTTCACAAGAACACCGCCAGCCGCTATAAGAGCCGTCTCAACGCCCGCGTCAAGACCGCGATCCTCGCGAAAAAGGCCGCCTAA
- a CDS encoding DMT family transporter, translating to MPQAPPNRTLGFAACALASSLWGCGFFFGKIALAEMNVGAMVFYRFLFGTVVLIPLLFTHKPRFTRRDWLILLAASFLGVPVQFLLQFYGLSLTTVSHASLMVGTMPVILAVGAAIHAHERMDRTGWLALSPSTLGAALIALSAHPHGPNQATLTGDLIVVVSLLIALFWILMNKHLMDGVSPEEKHSPIAVTSYGLLLGTVMLFAIVPPIWGLPPIHHISVKAWLALIASGVLCTATTTLLWNWGLTQVPASQAGVLLNMEPLLGSILGVVVLKETLGPTAWVGGLMILAAAVTLTTHSKTHIRKELEPVHG from the coding sequence ATGCCCCAGGCACCACCCAACCGCACCTTAGGCTTCGCCGCCTGCGCCCTCGCCAGCTCCCTATGGGGCTGCGGCTTCTTCTTCGGAAAGATCGCACTCGCCGAGATGAACGTAGGCGCAATGGTCTTCTACCGATTCCTCTTCGGCACCGTCGTCCTCATACCCCTCCTCTTCACCCACAAGCCCCGCTTCACCCGCCGCGACTGGCTCATCCTCCTCGCCGCCTCTTTCCTCGGCGTCCCCGTCCAGTTCCTCCTGCAGTTCTACGGACTCTCCCTCACCACCGTCAGTCACGCCTCGCTCATGGTCGGCACCATGCCCGTCATCCTGGCCGTAGGAGCAGCCATCCACGCTCACGAGCGCATGGACCGCACTGGCTGGCTGGCCCTGAGTCCCTCCACCCTCGGAGCCGCCCTCATCGCGCTCAGCGCCCACCCCCACGGCCCCAACCAGGCCACGCTCACCGGCGACCTCATCGTCGTCGTCTCGCTCCTCATCGCTCTCTTCTGGATTCTCATGAACAAGCACCTCATGGACGGAGTCAGCCCGGAGGAAAAGCACTCCCCCATCGCCGTGACCTCGTATGGCCTCCTGCTCGGCACGGTGATGCTCTTCGCCATCGTCCCACCCATCTGGGGCCTGCCACCCATCCATCACATCTCCGTCAAGGCCTGGCTTGCCCTCATCGCCAGCGGGGTTCTCTGCACCGCAACTACAACGCTCCTCTGGAACTGGGGCCTCACCCAGGTCCCCGCCTCGCAGGCCGGAGTCCTCCTAAACATGGAACCGCTCCTCGGCTCGATCCTGGGCGTAGTCGTCCTCAAGGAGACCCTCGGACCCACAGCCTGGGTAGGAGGACTCATGATCCTCGCCGCCGCCGTCACGCTCACCACCCACTCCAAGACTCACATTCGCAAGGAGCTTGAGCCGGTACACGGCTAA
- the ybeY gene encoding rRNA maturation RNase YbeY has protein sequence MINIDPPSSSLDVSSLSKSGLARFLNRAREAVGLDGEVEVLLTSDVEIKRLNKAFRGKNKATDVLSFPAPEEFEGVAGDLAVSLDTAAKQAAEHGHGLRDEVRILLLHGLLHLAGEDHETDSGEMAAREAELRKELGLPVGLIERVTAKGGRTKR, from the coding sequence ATGATCAACATCGACCCTCCAAGTAGTTCCCTCGACGTCAGCTCTCTGAGTAAGTCCGGTCTGGCGCGTTTTTTGAACCGGGCGCGCGAAGCCGTCGGTCTGGACGGCGAGGTTGAGGTGTTGCTGACCTCCGACGTGGAGATCAAGCGGCTGAACAAGGCGTTTCGGGGCAAGAACAAGGCGACCGATGTGCTGAGCTTTCCGGCTCCTGAGGAGTTTGAAGGTGTGGCGGGGGATCTTGCTGTTTCGCTCGACACAGCGGCGAAGCAGGCGGCGGAGCATGGGCATGGGCTGCGGGATGAGGTGAGGATTCTGCTGCTGCATGGGTTGCTGCACCTGGCGGGTGAGGATCATGAGACCGACTCCGGCGAGATGGCGGCTCGAGAGGCTGAGCTGAGAAAAGAGCTTGGGCTGCCGGTGGGGTTGATTGAGCGAGTGACAGCCAAAGGCGGGAGGACTAAGCGATGA
- a CDS encoding M56 family metallopeptidase: MNSFESFLLGYLLNSLWQLPFLFAAAWLAALALRPFGPTVEHRVWAIALLLQSLLPALSLASFQWLTSLAPWFSQAGPTAPGQVSVTVGPGLAAGNVTLSTSLLTGIAVLYTLAIAFFLIRLIRRAGTVLHLRRTAVPTLLTPEAEAVWQQCCRHFNLITPNAPTVALSLTVLGPVTFGLRRPVVLFPSGMIPSLPLPQLEAVMAHECAHLYRKDFALNLLYEAASLLISFHPILWLTRERLIETREMSCDHLAAQLVGPTPYGQSLLRLASLLITGRSARAPHAIGILDANIFERRIMKLTEKTKPLAGTRRTLILAACTAFALATCGSALALRLNVATPTSTSTLNGKDSNQAGTAKIAGGVMAGNILTKSQPKYPEQAKKDHIQGAVLLHAIIGKDGTIENLTVISGPQELQTSALDAVRQWVYKPYLLNGEPTEVDTTITVNYSLAN; encoded by the coding sequence ATGAACTCCTTCGAATCTTTCCTCCTCGGCTATCTCCTCAACTCCCTCTGGCAGCTCCCGTTCCTCTTCGCCGCCGCCTGGCTCGCAGCCCTTGCGCTCCGCCCCTTTGGCCCCACGGTCGAGCATCGCGTCTGGGCCATCGCTCTCCTGCTCCAAAGCCTCCTGCCCGCGCTCTCCCTCGCATCGTTTCAGTGGCTCACCAGCCTGGCCCCATGGTTCAGCCAAGCCGGGCCCACAGCCCCCGGTCAGGTCTCGGTCACCGTTGGCCCGGGCCTCGCCGCCGGCAACGTCACACTCTCAACCAGCCTCCTGACCGGCATCGCCGTCCTCTACACCCTCGCCATCGCCTTCTTCCTCATCCGTCTCATCCGCAGAGCCGGCACCGTCCTCCATCTCCGCCGTACCGCCGTCCCCACCCTGCTCACCCCGGAGGCGGAGGCAGTCTGGCAGCAGTGCTGCCGTCATTTCAACCTCATCACACCCAATGCCCCAACCGTTGCCCTATCCCTGACCGTCCTCGGCCCCGTAACCTTTGGCCTCCGCCGTCCCGTCGTACTCTTTCCCTCCGGCATGATCCCCAGCCTGCCCCTTCCGCAGCTTGAAGCCGTGATGGCCCACGAGTGCGCCCACCTCTACCGCAAGGACTTCGCCCTCAACCTCCTGTACGAGGCCGCGTCCCTCCTCATCAGCTTTCACCCCATCCTCTGGCTCACCCGCGAGCGCCTCATCGAGACCCGCGAGATGAGCTGCGACCACCTCGCCGCACAACTTGTCGGCCCAACCCCTTACGGACAGTCTCTTCTTCGGCTCGCCTCCCTCCTGATCACAGGGCGCTCAGCCCGCGCACCTCACGCCATCGGAATCCTGGATGCCAACATCTTCGAGAGGAGAATCATGAAACTCACCGAAAAAACAAAGCCCCTCGCCGGCACACGCCGCACCCTCATCCTCGCTGCCTGCACCGCCTTCGCCCTCGCCACCTGCGGCTCCGCCCTTGCACTCAGGCTCAACGTGGCAACCCCCACCTCCACGTCCACTCTCAACGGAAAAGACAGCAACCAGGCCGGAACCGCCAAAATCGCAGGCGGCGTCATGGCCGGCAATATCCTGACCAAATCACAGCCCAAATACCCGGAGCAAGCCAAGAAAGACCACATCCAGGGTGCCGTCCTGCTCCACGCCATCATCGGCAAGGATGGCACCATTGAAAACCTCACCGTCATCTCCGGCCCCCAGGAGCTGCAAACCTCCGCCCTCGACGCGGTCCGCCAATGGGTCTACAAACCCTACCTCCTCAACGGTGAACCCACTGAGGTCGATACCACCATCACCGTCAACTACTCCCTAGCCAACTAA
- a CDS encoding BlaI/MecI/CopY family transcriptional regulator codes for MPDDPQTNLTRLELRIMQALWTLGESNVASVQQALDPPLAYTTVQTMLNILERKGKLERRREGRAFLYNPVVTQARASGQGLRDLIDRMFDGSSEELVMSLLKNRQIDADRLTEITERFNAKADPDPTIAKKAKP; via the coding sequence ATGCCGGACGACCCACAAACCAACCTAACCCGCCTCGAACTCCGCATCATGCAGGCCCTCTGGACCCTTGGCGAAAGCAACGTCGCCTCCGTCCAGCAGGCGCTCGACCCACCCCTCGCCTACACCACCGTCCAGACCATGCTCAACATCCTGGAGCGTAAAGGCAAGCTGGAACGCCGCCGCGAAGGCCGCGCCTTCCTCTACAACCCCGTCGTCACCCAGGCCCGAGCCTCCGGCCAGGGCCTCCGCGATCTCATCGACCGCATGTTCGACGGCTCCAGTGAAGAGCTCGTCATGAGCCTCCTCAAGAATCGCCAGATTGACGCGGACCGCCTCACCGAGATCACCGAACGTTTCAACGCCAAAGCCGACCCCGATCCCACCATTGCAAAGAAGGCCAAGCCATGA
- a CDS encoding lytic transglycosylase domain-containing protein — translation MHLTPLRQTRVLRTAIAAALLALAPFAHAAERITLKNGSTFDNCVRHIADGTNLRLFFRAESARGDDPDANYLDVPAASVASVEIVPDPPAPLSSPPSLLSSRSAAEGPASSLAASITPTIAEIHQLLTTSGAAHHIDVDLLASLMHAESAGNVKAVSRTGARGLMQLMPGTAAQLGVKDAFVPGQNVEGGTKYLDELLTRYHDDIALALAAYNAGPGAVDRYHGVPPFRETRAYVSRIIREFNARKSTLVAAK, via the coding sequence GTGCATCTCACCCCTTTAAGGCAGACGCGAGTCCTCCGCACAGCAATCGCTGCGGCCCTTCTCGCCCTCGCACCCTTCGCCCACGCGGCGGAGCGCATCACCCTGAAGAACGGCAGCACCTTTGATAACTGCGTCCGTCACATAGCCGACGGAACCAACCTCCGCCTCTTCTTCCGCGCCGAGAGCGCCCGCGGCGATGATCCAGATGCCAACTACCTCGACGTCCCCGCAGCTTCCGTCGCCTCCGTTGAGATTGTCCCCGATCCACCCGCTCCCTTGTCGTCCCCCCCTTCTTTGTTGTCATCCCGCAGCGCAGCGGAGGGACCTGCTTCTTCTTTAGCGGCCTCTATAACTCCCACCATCGCCGAAATCCACCAGCTCCTCACCACCTCCGGCGCAGCCCACCACATTGACGTTGACCTCCTCGCCAGCCTCATGCACGCCGAAAGCGCAGGCAATGTCAAAGCCGTCTCCCGCACTGGCGCACGCGGCCTCATGCAGCTTATGCCCGGCACTGCCGCCCAACTCGGAGTGAAGGACGCCTTCGTCCCCGGCCAGAACGTCGAAGGCGGTACCAAGTATCTCGACGAGCTTCTTACCCGTTATCACGACGACATCGCCCTCGCGCTCGCCGCCTACAACGCCGGCCCCGGCGCGGTCGACCGCTACCACGGTGTCCCACCCTTCCGCGAAACCCGCGCCTACGTCTCCCGCATCATCCGCGAGTTCAACGCCCGTAAGTCCACCCTGGTCGCCGCTAAGTGA
- a CDS encoding PhoH family protein: MIKKALDITPGIEPLYGTRDENLRLLEDSLHVSIDLRSDAIHVSGEEAQVGRVAQIFADFDALRRGGVTLQNGELHALLKLVVADPASTLRGLVDSGKQRSAGVKRMVQPRSPNQKKYVEAIETSDMTFGLGPAGTGKTYLAVAMAVSALMAKKVSRIILVRPAVEAGERLGFLPGSLQEKVDPYLRPLYDALYDLLDQEKVDKLLERNVIEVAPLAFMRGRTLSDAFIIMDEAQNTTQEQMKMFVTRLGNNSKAVITGDLTQTDLPNPKKSGLLEALKVLDGVEGIKFCHFEDVDVVRHHLVQRIVRAYDTYGRAQLPLPIGDAGVADVSALGVVTPSTMAKPQ; the protein is encoded by the coding sequence TTGATCAAAAAAGCATTGGACATCACTCCCGGAATCGAGCCCCTTTATGGCACCCGCGATGAGAACTTGCGGTTGCTGGAGGACAGTCTTCACGTCTCGATCGATCTGCGTTCGGATGCGATCCACGTCAGCGGCGAAGAGGCGCAGGTGGGCCGCGTGGCGCAGATTTTTGCTGATTTCGACGCGCTGCGACGAGGCGGCGTGACGCTCCAGAACGGGGAGCTTCATGCGCTGCTGAAGCTGGTGGTGGCCGATCCGGCCTCGACTTTGCGTGGGCTTGTGGACTCCGGTAAGCAACGCAGCGCGGGGGTGAAGCGGATGGTGCAGCCGCGGTCGCCCAATCAGAAGAAGTATGTGGAGGCGATCGAGACCTCCGACATGACGTTTGGACTGGGGCCTGCGGGAACCGGTAAGACTTACCTGGCTGTGGCGATGGCGGTGAGTGCGCTGATGGCGAAGAAGGTTTCGCGTATTATTCTGGTCCGGCCGGCGGTTGAAGCTGGGGAGCGGCTCGGGTTTTTGCCGGGTTCGCTGCAGGAGAAGGTCGATCCGTATCTGCGGCCGCTTTATGACGCTTTGTACGACCTGCTTGATCAGGAGAAGGTGGACAAGCTGTTGGAGCGGAACGTCATTGAAGTGGCTCCGCTGGCGTTCATGCGCGGCCGTACGTTGAGCGATGCGTTCATCATCATGGACGAGGCGCAGAATACGACGCAGGAGCAGATGAAGATGTTCGTAACGCGGCTTGGGAACAACTCCAAGGCGGTGATTACGGGCGATCTGACGCAGACCGATCTGCCCAATCCGAAGAAGAGTGGACTACTGGAAGCGCTGAAGGTGCTGGACGGCGTGGAGGGCATCAAGTTCTGTCACTTTGAGGATGTGGACGTGGTTCGGCATCACCTGGTGCAGCGGATTGTGCGGGCTTACGACACGTATGGACGCGCGCAACTGCCGTTGCCGATTGGCGACGCGGGTGTGGCGGACGTGTCTGCGCTGGGCGTTGTGACTCCGTCGACCATGGCGAAGCCGCAGTAG
- a CDS encoding HAD-IIB family hydrolase, whose protein sequence is MPHAAPIRLIAIDIDGTLLSHEGRVGAPNQAALALARSLGVEVVIATGRRHCYAMRVLRDIGLPESAVLISSNGTVVRNLSSQLIERTHMSPEATALLCNHLAGFRNALVITFDKVGPDGEDARGALVVEELAEIHASIERWVTANELYIVHVNPIENALKNDAPIQAMLVGTMDRMAQAEALLVSHPGVAAVGETLSGGLISLNRTAYPERDLSILDILPAGCSKGAALLRLAASRGIQPSEIMAIGDNWNDLSMLEVVGHPVLMGNAPEDLKTLARQHGWRIGLPHTESGVAEAIESALTSALTPKSHETTQPTLVG, encoded by the coding sequence ATGCCCCACGCCGCACCCATCCGCCTCATCGCCATCGATATCGACGGCACCCTTCTCAGCCACGAAGGCCGCGTCGGCGCCCCCAACCAGGCCGCCCTCGCCCTCGCCCGCTCCCTCGGCGTCGAGGTCGTCATCGCCACCGGCCGCCGCCACTGCTACGCCATGCGCGTCCTCCGCGACATCGGCCTACCCGAATCAGCTGTCCTCATCAGCTCCAACGGCACCGTCGTCCGCAATCTCTCCAGCCAGCTCATCGAGCGCACCCACATGAGCCCGGAGGCCACCGCCCTCCTCTGCAACCACCTCGCCGGCTTCCGCAACGCCCTCGTCATCACCTTCGACAAGGTCGGCCCCGACGGCGAAGACGCCCGCGGAGCCCTCGTCGTCGAGGAGTTGGCAGAAATCCACGCCAGCATCGAGCGCTGGGTCACCGCCAACGAGCTCTACATCGTCCACGTCAATCCCATCGAGAACGCCCTCAAGAACGACGCCCCCATCCAGGCAATGCTCGTCGGCACCATGGACCGCATGGCCCAGGCCGAAGCCCTCCTCGTCTCGCATCCAGGCGTCGCAGCGGTTGGCGAAACCCTATCCGGCGGCCTCATCTCCCTCAACCGCACCGCCTACCCCGAACGCGATCTCAGCATCCTCGACATCCTCCCCGCCGGCTGCTCCAAGGGCGCCGCGCTCCTCCGCCTCGCAGCCTCGCGCGGCATCCAGCCCTCCGAAATCATGGCCATCGGCGATAACTGGAACGACCTCTCCATGCTGGAGGTCGTCGGCCACCCCGTCCTCATGGGCAACGCCCCGGAGGACCTCAAAACCCTCGCCCGCCAGCATGGCTGGCGCATCGGCCTGCCCCACACGGAAAGCGGTGTAGCAGAAGCCATCGAATCCGCGCTCACCTCCGCCCTAACACCGAAGTCTCATGAGACAACGCAACCCACTCTGGTAGGCTAG
- a CDS encoding acyltransferase family protein: protein MPRFDGQTVPSPITPAKKRSAYLPTLDGWRAIAILAVIFDHDVIHTLGPLSTRPLYEYGNHGVDVFFAISGILICFRLLDEESIFGRIHLKDFYIRRAFRILPPALMYLAVISLFAAFALITVGWHEVVASIFFLRNYPRLTGFNGGPDNWYTSHFWSLALEEQFYLFLPALLILIARRYRAAILAALALLVAIHRVFALHGRAWVLIDLHTDVRIDCLLVPAMFAILAYGPQNRELFKKWLRFWPLLAIALLCILPFGEGTALRATAISWLMPLIVLGSVLNPQTFLGKALEWKPLRYIGRISYSLYLWQQLFFLGHFGPPDSRLSLLQSWPLRLILTFACALASYELLERPLARLGHKLAPSATPGRSDLQSTTEAAPKPA, encoded by the coding sequence ATGCCCAGATTCGACGGACAAACCGTACCCAGCCCAATCACCCCGGCTAAAAAACGCTCCGCCTATCTCCCCACCCTTGACGGTTGGCGTGCCATAGCTATTCTCGCGGTCATCTTCGATCACGACGTGATCCACACGTTAGGCCCACTCAGCACCCGCCCACTCTACGAGTACGGCAACCACGGCGTCGACGTCTTCTTTGCCATCAGCGGCATTCTCATCTGCTTCCGGCTTCTGGACGAAGAATCCATCTTCGGCCGCATCCACCTCAAAGACTTTTACATCCGCCGAGCCTTCCGCATCCTTCCCCCGGCGCTCATGTACCTCGCCGTCATCAGCCTCTTCGCCGCATTTGCACTCATCACAGTTGGCTGGCATGAGGTGGTCGCATCCATCTTTTTCCTTCGAAATTATCCCCGCCTCACCGGCTTCAATGGTGGCCCGGATAACTGGTACACCTCCCATTTCTGGTCGCTCGCGCTGGAAGAGCAGTTCTACCTCTTCCTTCCGGCTCTTCTCATTCTCATTGCGCGTCGTTATCGCGCTGCCATCCTTGCCGCTCTCGCTCTCCTCGTAGCCATCCACCGGGTCTTCGCCCTCCACGGCCGCGCCTGGGTGCTGATCGACCTCCACACGGATGTGCGGATCGATTGCCTCCTCGTCCCCGCCATGTTTGCGATTCTCGCCTATGGCCCCCAGAACCGTGAGCTCTTCAAAAAGTGGCTCAGGTTCTGGCCGCTCCTCGCCATCGCCCTCCTCTGCATCCTTCCGTTCGGAGAGGGCACGGCTTTGCGAGCCACGGCCATCTCCTGGCTCATGCCGCTCATCGTCCTCGGGTCCGTGCTCAATCCGCAAACCTTCCTCGGAAAGGCTCTGGAGTGGAAGCCCCTTCGTTACATTGGGCGGATCTCCTACAGCCTCTACCTCTGGCAGCAGCTCTTCTTCCTGGGCCATTTCGGCCCACCTGATTCCAGGCTGAGCCTGCTCCAGAGCTGGCCGCTCCGGCTCATCCTCACCTTCGCCTGTGCCCTCGCCAGCTATGAGCTTCTGGAGCGGCCGCTCGCCCGACTCGGCCATAAACTTGCCCCGTCGGCCACCCCCGGCCGCTCCGATCTCCAGTCAACCACCGAAGCCGCCCCTAAACCGGCGTAA